DNA sequence from the Pseudoduganella plicata genome:
TGCAGGTTTTCGTCCTGCGGATAGATATGCCAGACGAACGGTTTATGCGCCCACTGCGCGCGCACGAAGGAATCCTCGCCGCGCACGAAGTTGATATCGCAGGACCACAGCAGGCGGTCATAATCGGGCTGCGGCACGAACGGCAACACGCGCACCGTCAGCGCACCCCGGGTGGCGGCGCTGCCGGCGGCGCCGGGACCGCCAAGAAACGCCTCGACCGCCTTCGCCGCCACGCCTTCGGGCACGAGGCACGCAACCTGCGCCGCGCCGTCACGCCATGCATCGAACAGCGCGGAAACGGGCGCATGCTGGTAGCAGAACAGCGACACCTTCAACGCCGCCTGCTCGGCCGGCGTTACGCCCAGGCCGGAGAGAAACGCGGCGGACGCGTCCCTGTCGAACGCGCGGCGCCGTTCAGGCAGGTCGCCCTCACGCAACAGCCCTCCCGTATTCTCCGTAAAGCCGGGAAAATAAAAGTGCTTCGTCAGCGGCAGCCGCGGATGCATCGACGGCAACCGGTGGCAGCCTTCGACCCACTCTTCCGCCGTCAACCCTTCCAGATTGAGCCAGACCGGCTTCGGATCGCACCCTGCCATGGCGTCAATATAGCCAGGCGGAATATCCACGGCAAAGAACTCGATGACGATATCGGCCACGTCGGCCGGCGTGAACACGCCTTCCTGGCCGGCCCAGTGGCGCACGAACACGCCTTCGACCTGCTGGGACGGTGCCGCGGTATCGAGCTGCGGACAGATGCGCTGGAAGCTGTGCAGGTCGTCGACCCACAAGGTGACCACGACCCCGTGTTCGCGCGCCAGCTGGCGCGACAGGCGCCAGCAGATGCCGATATCGCCGAAGTTGTCGACAACCTTGCAGAAGATGGCAAGGCGGGGAGGAGATGGCAATGGCATGGGCTGGAAAGGTGTGGCTGAAATACAAAAAAGCCGCGCTGGAACCCAGGCGGCTTGCTTGATAATCTGTGGCGTCCCCACGGGGATTCGAACCCCGGTACTCACCGTGAAAGGGTGATGTCCTAGGCCTCTAGACGATGGGGACCCTGGACTCTTCTACTGACTGCGTTGCCCCCGCTGCATGGGCTCGAAACACTTCAAGCACTGCGGTGGCAAACCTGGCGTCCCC
Encoded proteins:
- the earP gene encoding elongation factor P maturation arginine rhamnosyltransferase EarP produces the protein MPLPSPPRLAIFCKVVDNFGDIGICWRLSRQLAREHGVVVTLWVDDLHSFQRICPQLDTAAPSQQVEGVFVRHWAGQEGVFTPADVADIVIEFFAVDIPPGYIDAMAGCDPKPVWLNLEGLTAEEWVEGCHRLPSMHPRLPLTKHFYFPGFTENTGGLLREGDLPERRRAFDRDASAAFLSGLGVTPAEQAALKVSLFCYQHAPVSALFDAWRDGAAQVACLVPEGVAAKAVEAFLGGPGAAGSAATRGALTVRVLPFVPQPDYDRLLWSCDINFVRGEDSFVRAQWAHKPFVWHIYPQDENLHHKKLRAFLGRYCPDIGSLADFSLRWNGAPDNNENASLAECWMALQGDMALLARRAVHWEKRMLENGDLAASLLDFARSLR